The following proteins are encoded in a genomic region of Micropterus dolomieu isolate WLL.071019.BEF.003 ecotype Adirondacks linkage group LG04, ASM2129224v1, whole genome shotgun sequence:
- the uso1 gene encoding general vesicular transport factor p115 isoform X2 has translation MNFFRGVMGGQAAGPQPTEAETIQKLCDRVASSTLLEDRRDAVRALKSLSKKYRMEVGTQAMDHLINILQTDRSDSEILGYALDTLYNIICNDEEEEQDAVSHNPVSGKHTNVSMPDEAAQKQADDLGAQFTEKFVQDPEHVTLLLTMLEEFDFHVRWPGVKLLTALLKNQGVQVQGIILVSPMGVSRLMDLLADSREVIRNDGLLLLQQLTKSNAAIQKIVAFENAFERLLDIITEEGSSDGGIVVEDCLLLLLNLLKNNSSNQNFFKEGSYIQRMKPWFEVGDDNSGWSAQKVTNLHLMLQLVRVMVSPVNSPGATASCQKSMYQCGLLQQLCTILMATGVPADILTETINTVSEVIRGSQVNQDYFASVNAPSNPPRPAIVVLLISMVNDRQPFVLRCAVLYCFQCFLYKNQKGQGEIVATLLPSTIDANSISAGQLLCGGLFSPDSLSNWCAAVALAHALQDNLTQKEQLLRVQLATSLGKPPVSLLQQCTNILSQGDKIARRGSKVQTRVGLLMLLCTWISNCPIAVTHFLHNQENVPFLTAQISENLGEDERLVQGLCALLLGICIYYNDNSLENYTKEKLKQLIEKRIGKENFVEKLGFITKHELYSRAAQKPQPVFPSPEQMLFDHEFTKLIKELEGVITKAVHKSSEEEKKEEEVKKTLEQHDNIVTQYKELIREQDAQIQELKEQVKSMSSQNEQMQATVTQQLSQIQQHKDQYNILKLKLGKENQSQSNSQGDGSQLNGLQTEELTQLREEVEELRKQHTLLQTQLGDKDALINTLRSQTAESSAGGSENTELLKELEALRSQVQSQSAEINQMKTERQELLRRAEAATSDAVPSSDGSLDAAKMAELESRLAAQTTETERLKEEAKKSSEGRAELEQQLASATSTVAILQTEKAKLQTEVQESKKEQDDLLMLLADQDQKIHSLKQRLKDLGETVEDEDDLDARDQTDDDEEDEDED, from the exons ATGAACTTCTTCAGAGGAGTGATGGGTGGGCAGGCAGCCGGGCCGCAGCCTACCGAAGCGGAGACG ATCCAGAAGTTGTGTGACCGGGTAGCTTCCTCGACGCTCCTAGAAGACCGCAGAGATGCTGTCCGTGCTCTTAAATCCCTCTCTAAG AAATATCGCATGGAAGTTGGAACACAGGCGATGGATCACTTGATCAACATACTGCAAACTGATAG GTCTGACTCTGAAATCCTTGGCTATGCTTTGGACACACTATACAACATCATCTGCaatgatgaggaggaagagcaag ACGCAGTGTCTCATAACCCTGTCTCAGGGAAGCATACGAATGTTTCCATGCCTG ATGAGGCTGCCCAGAAGCAGGCAGATGACCTGGGTGCCCAGTTCACAGAGAAATTTGTTCAGGACCCTGAGCATGTGACCCTGCTTCTCACTATGTTGGAG GAGTTTGACTTCCATGTGCGTTGGCCCGGGGTGAAGCTATTGACTGCTCTCCTGAAGAACCAGGGTGTCCAGGTCCAGGGTATCATTCTCGTCAGCCCCATGG GTGTTTCTAGATTGATGGACCTATTGGCAGACTCTAGAGAAGTCATTCGCAATGAT GGCTTGCTGTTGCTTCAACAGCTGACCAAAAGCAATGCTGCCATTCAGAAAATTGTGGCATTTGAAAACGCATTTGAGCGTCTTCTAGACATCATCACAGAAGAGGGCAGCAGTGATGGAG GTATTGTGGTAGAGgactgtttgctgctgctgctcaacCTGCTAAAGAACAACAGCTCCAATCAGAACTTCTTCAAGGAAGGCTCCTACATTCAGAGAATGAAGCCCTGGTTTGAGGTCGGTGATGATAACTCTGGCTGGTCTGCTCAGAAGGTCACTAACCTCCATCTCATGCTGCAG TTGGTGCGAGTCATGGTGTCTCCAGTGAACTCTCCTGGAGCTACAGCCAGCTGTCAGAAGTCCATGTACCAGTGTggcctgctgcagcagctgtgtaCCATCCTCATGGCCACTGGTGTGCCAGCTGACATCCTCACAGAG ACCATCAACACTGTGTCAGAGGTTATCAGAGGCTCACAGGTCAACCAGGACTACTTTGCATCTGTCAACGCCCCCTCAAACCCACCAAG ACCAGCCATCGTGGTGCTGCTCATATCAATGGTGAATGACAGACAACCATTTGTGCTTCGCTGTGCGGTCCTGTactgtttccagtgtttcctctaCAAGAACCAAAAAGGCCAGGGGGAGATTGTGGCTACGCTACTGCCCTCCACCATTGATG CCAATTCCATCTCCGCCGGCCAGCTGCTGTGTGGAGGACTGTTCTCACCAGACTCTCTGTCCAACTGGTGTGCTGCTGTGGCCTTGGCACACGCCCTGCAGGACAACCTCACCCAGAAGGAACAGCTGCTGAGGGTTCAACTGGCCACCAGTTTGGGAAAGCCCCCTGTTTCCCTGCTGCAGCAGTGCACCAACATCCTCTCGCAG GGAGATAAGATCGCCCGCCGG GGTAGTAAAGTGCAGACCAGGGTGGGCCTCCTCATGCTGCTGTGTACATGGATCAGCAACTGTCCGATAGCTGTCACGCACTTTCTACACAATCAGGAAAACGTTCCCTTT CTGACAGCACAGATCTCCGAGAACTTGGGAGAGGATGAAAGGCTAGTGCAGGGCCTGTGTGCGCTGCTGCTCGGCATCTGTATCTATTACAACGACAACTCGCTGGAAAACTACACCAA AGAGAAGCTAAAGCAGCTCATCGAGAAGAGGATTGGAAAGGAAAACTTTGTAGAGAAACTGGGCTTCATCACTAAGCATGAGCTGTACTCGAGGGCGGCTCAGAAGCCGCAGCCCGTCTTCCCGTCTCCAGAGCAGATGCTGTTCGACCACGAGTTCACCAAGCTGATCAAAGAACTGGAGG GTGTGATCACCAAAGCGGTTCACAAATCCagtgaggaggagaagaaggaagaggaggtgaagaagacaTTAGAGCAACATGACAACATTGTAACTCAGTATAAAGAGCTGATCAGGGAACAG GATGCTCAGATCCAGGAGCTGAAAGAGCAGGTGAAGTCCATGTCATCTCAAAATGAACAGATGCAGGCTACAGTCACCCAGCAGCTGTCCCAGATCCAGCAGCACAAAGATCAGTACAACATCCTAAAGCTAAAATTAG GTAAGGAGAACCAGAGTCAGTCCAACAGCCAGGGAGACGGCTCCCAGCTGAACGGGCTGCAGACGGAGGAGCTCACACAGCtcagagaggaggtggaggagctcCGCAAACAGCACACACTCCTTCAGACACAACTCGGGGACAAAGACGCACTCATCAACACCCTG AGGTCGCAGACAGCAGAGAGTTCAGCGGGAGGATCGGAGAACACAGAGCTGCTCAAG GAGCTGGAGGCTCTGAGGAGTCAGGTCCAGTCCCAGTCTGCAGAAATCAACcagatgaagacagagagacaagagcTGCTGAGAAGAGCTGAAGCTGCG ACCTCAGACGCAGTCCCCAGCAGTGACGGCTCATTAGACGCCGCCAAGATGGCTGAACTAGAGAGCAGACTCGCAGCCCAGAcgactgagacagagagactcaAG GAGGAAGCAAAGAAGTCGTCGGAGGGCCGAGCTGAGCTGGAGCAGCAGCTGGCTTCAGCCACCAGCACGGTGGCCATCCTGCAGACGGAAAAAGCAAAGCTGCAGACGGAGGTGCAAGAGTCCAAGAAGGAGCAGGATGACCTGCTGATGCTGCTGGCGGACCAGGACCAGAAGATCCACAGCCTCAAACAGAGACTTAAAGACCTGGGAGAGACG GTGGAAGATGAAGATGACCTCGACGCTAGGGATCAAACAGATGAcgatgaggaggatgaagatgaggacTAG
- the uso1 gene encoding general vesicular transport factor p115 isoform X5 — protein MNFFRGVMGGQAAGPQPTEAETIQKLCDRVASSTLLEDRRDAVRALKSLSKKYRMEVGTQAMDHLINILQTDRSDSEILGYALDTLYNIICNDEEEEQDEAAQKQADDLGAQFTEKFVQDPEHVTLLLTMLEEFDFHVRWPGVKLLTALLKNQGVQVQGIILVSPMGVSRLMDLLADSREVIRNDGLLLLQQLTKSNAAIQKIVAFENAFERLLDIITEEGSSDGGIVVEDCLLLLLNLLKNNSSNQNFFKEGSYIQRMKPWFEVGDDNSGWSAQKVTNLHLMLQLVRVMVSPVNSPGATASCQKSMYQCGLLQQLCTILMATGVPADILTETINTVSEVIRGSQVNQDYFASVNAPSNPPRPAIVVLLISMVNDRQPFVLRCAVLYCFQCFLYKNQKGQGEIVATLLPSTIDANSISAGQLLCGGLFSPDSLSNWCAAVALAHALQDNLTQKEQLLRVQLATSLGKPPVSLLQQCTNILSQGDKIARRGSKVQTRVGLLMLLCTWISNCPIAVTHFLHNQENVPFLTAQISENLGEDERLVQGLCALLLGICIYYNDNSLENYTKEKLKQLIEKRIGKENFVEKLGFITKHELYSRAAQKPQPVFPSPEQMLFDHEFTKLIKELEGVITKAVHKSSEEEKKEEEVKKTLEQHDNIVTQYKELIREQDAQIQELKEQVKSMSSQNEQMQATVTQQLSQIQQHKDQYNILKLKLGKENQSQSNSQGDGSQLNGLQTEELTQLREEVEELRKQHTLLQTQLGDKDALINTLRSQTAESSAGGSENTELLKELEALRSQVQSQSAEINQMKTERQELLRRAEAATSDAVPSSDGSLDAAKMAELESRLAAQTTETERLKEEAKKSSEGRAELEQQLASATSTVAILQTEKAKLQTEVQESKKEQDDLLMLLADQDQKIHSLKQRLKDLGETVEDEDDLDARDQTDDDEEDEDED, from the exons ATGAACTTCTTCAGAGGAGTGATGGGTGGGCAGGCAGCCGGGCCGCAGCCTACCGAAGCGGAGACG ATCCAGAAGTTGTGTGACCGGGTAGCTTCCTCGACGCTCCTAGAAGACCGCAGAGATGCTGTCCGTGCTCTTAAATCCCTCTCTAAG AAATATCGCATGGAAGTTGGAACACAGGCGATGGATCACTTGATCAACATACTGCAAACTGATAG GTCTGACTCTGAAATCCTTGGCTATGCTTTGGACACACTATACAACATCATCTGCaatgatgaggaggaagagcaag ATGAGGCTGCCCAGAAGCAGGCAGATGACCTGGGTGCCCAGTTCACAGAGAAATTTGTTCAGGACCCTGAGCATGTGACCCTGCTTCTCACTATGTTGGAG GAGTTTGACTTCCATGTGCGTTGGCCCGGGGTGAAGCTATTGACTGCTCTCCTGAAGAACCAGGGTGTCCAGGTCCAGGGTATCATTCTCGTCAGCCCCATGG GTGTTTCTAGATTGATGGACCTATTGGCAGACTCTAGAGAAGTCATTCGCAATGAT GGCTTGCTGTTGCTTCAACAGCTGACCAAAAGCAATGCTGCCATTCAGAAAATTGTGGCATTTGAAAACGCATTTGAGCGTCTTCTAGACATCATCACAGAAGAGGGCAGCAGTGATGGAG GTATTGTGGTAGAGgactgtttgctgctgctgctcaacCTGCTAAAGAACAACAGCTCCAATCAGAACTTCTTCAAGGAAGGCTCCTACATTCAGAGAATGAAGCCCTGGTTTGAGGTCGGTGATGATAACTCTGGCTGGTCTGCTCAGAAGGTCACTAACCTCCATCTCATGCTGCAG TTGGTGCGAGTCATGGTGTCTCCAGTGAACTCTCCTGGAGCTACAGCCAGCTGTCAGAAGTCCATGTACCAGTGTggcctgctgcagcagctgtgtaCCATCCTCATGGCCACTGGTGTGCCAGCTGACATCCTCACAGAG ACCATCAACACTGTGTCAGAGGTTATCAGAGGCTCACAGGTCAACCAGGACTACTTTGCATCTGTCAACGCCCCCTCAAACCCACCAAG ACCAGCCATCGTGGTGCTGCTCATATCAATGGTGAATGACAGACAACCATTTGTGCTTCGCTGTGCGGTCCTGTactgtttccagtgtttcctctaCAAGAACCAAAAAGGCCAGGGGGAGATTGTGGCTACGCTACTGCCCTCCACCATTGATG CCAATTCCATCTCCGCCGGCCAGCTGCTGTGTGGAGGACTGTTCTCACCAGACTCTCTGTCCAACTGGTGTGCTGCTGTGGCCTTGGCACACGCCCTGCAGGACAACCTCACCCAGAAGGAACAGCTGCTGAGGGTTCAACTGGCCACCAGTTTGGGAAAGCCCCCTGTTTCCCTGCTGCAGCAGTGCACCAACATCCTCTCGCAG GGAGATAAGATCGCCCGCCGG GGTAGTAAAGTGCAGACCAGGGTGGGCCTCCTCATGCTGCTGTGTACATGGATCAGCAACTGTCCGATAGCTGTCACGCACTTTCTACACAATCAGGAAAACGTTCCCTTT CTGACAGCACAGATCTCCGAGAACTTGGGAGAGGATGAAAGGCTAGTGCAGGGCCTGTGTGCGCTGCTGCTCGGCATCTGTATCTATTACAACGACAACTCGCTGGAAAACTACACCAA AGAGAAGCTAAAGCAGCTCATCGAGAAGAGGATTGGAAAGGAAAACTTTGTAGAGAAACTGGGCTTCATCACTAAGCATGAGCTGTACTCGAGGGCGGCTCAGAAGCCGCAGCCCGTCTTCCCGTCTCCAGAGCAGATGCTGTTCGACCACGAGTTCACCAAGCTGATCAAAGAACTGGAGG GTGTGATCACCAAAGCGGTTCACAAATCCagtgaggaggagaagaaggaagaggaggtgaagaagacaTTAGAGCAACATGACAACATTGTAACTCAGTATAAAGAGCTGATCAGGGAACAG GATGCTCAGATCCAGGAGCTGAAAGAGCAGGTGAAGTCCATGTCATCTCAAAATGAACAGATGCAGGCTACAGTCACCCAGCAGCTGTCCCAGATCCAGCAGCACAAAGATCAGTACAACATCCTAAAGCTAAAATTAG GTAAGGAGAACCAGAGTCAGTCCAACAGCCAGGGAGACGGCTCCCAGCTGAACGGGCTGCAGACGGAGGAGCTCACACAGCtcagagaggaggtggaggagctcCGCAAACAGCACACACTCCTTCAGACACAACTCGGGGACAAAGACGCACTCATCAACACCCTG AGGTCGCAGACAGCAGAGAGTTCAGCGGGAGGATCGGAGAACACAGAGCTGCTCAAG GAGCTGGAGGCTCTGAGGAGTCAGGTCCAGTCCCAGTCTGCAGAAATCAACcagatgaagacagagagacaagagcTGCTGAGAAGAGCTGAAGCTGCG ACCTCAGACGCAGTCCCCAGCAGTGACGGCTCATTAGACGCCGCCAAGATGGCTGAACTAGAGAGCAGACTCGCAGCCCAGAcgactgagacagagagactcaAG GAGGAAGCAAAGAAGTCGTCGGAGGGCCGAGCTGAGCTGGAGCAGCAGCTGGCTTCAGCCACCAGCACGGTGGCCATCCTGCAGACGGAAAAAGCAAAGCTGCAGACGGAGGTGCAAGAGTCCAAGAAGGAGCAGGATGACCTGCTGATGCTGCTGGCGGACCAGGACCAGAAGATCCACAGCCTCAAACAGAGACTTAAAGACCTGGGAGAGACG GTGGAAGATGAAGATGACCTCGACGCTAGGGATCAAACAGATGAcgatgaggaggatgaagatgaggacTAG
- the uso1 gene encoding general vesicular transport factor p115 isoform X3 — protein MNFFRGVMGGQAAGPQPTEAETIQKLCDRVASSTLLEDRRDAVRALKSLSKKYRMEVGTQAMDHLINILQTDRSDSEILGYALDTLYNIICNDEEEEQDESEDAVSHNPVSGKHTNVSMPDEAAQKQADDLGAQFTEKFVQDPEHVTLLLTMLEEFDFHVRWPGVKLLTALLKNQGVQVQGIILVSPMGVSRLMDLLADSREVIRNDGLLLLQQLTKSNAAIQKIVAFENAFERLLDIITEEGSSDGGIVVEDCLLLLLNLLKNNSSNQNFFKEGSYIQRMKPWFEVGDDNSGWSAQKVTNLHLMLQLVRVMVSPVNSPGATASCQKSMYQCGLLQQLCTILMATGVPADILTETINTVSEVIRGSQVNQDYFASVNAPSNPPRPAIVVLLISMVNDRQPFVLRCAVLYCFQCFLYKNQKGQGEIVATLLPSTIDANSISAGQLLCGGLFSPDSLSNWCAAVALAHALQDNLTQKEQLLRVQLATSLGKPPVSLLQQCTNILSQGSKVQTRVGLLMLLCTWISNCPIAVTHFLHNQENVPFLTAQISENLGEDERLVQGLCALLLGICIYYNDNSLENYTKEKLKQLIEKRIGKENFVEKLGFITKHELYSRAAQKPQPVFPSPEQMLFDHEFTKLIKELEGVITKAVHKSSEEEKKEEEVKKTLEQHDNIVTQYKELIREQDAQIQELKEQVKSMSSQNEQMQATVTQQLSQIQQHKDQYNILKLKLGKENQSQSNSQGDGSQLNGLQTEELTQLREEVEELRKQHTLLQTQLGDKDALINTLRSQTAESSAGGSENTELLKELEALRSQVQSQSAEINQMKTERQELLRRAEAATSDAVPSSDGSLDAAKMAELESRLAAQTTETERLKEEAKKSSEGRAELEQQLASATSTVAILQTEKAKLQTEVQESKKEQDDLLMLLADQDQKIHSLKQRLKDLGETVEDEDDLDARDQTDDDEEDEDED, from the exons ATGAACTTCTTCAGAGGAGTGATGGGTGGGCAGGCAGCCGGGCCGCAGCCTACCGAAGCGGAGACG ATCCAGAAGTTGTGTGACCGGGTAGCTTCCTCGACGCTCCTAGAAGACCGCAGAGATGCTGTCCGTGCTCTTAAATCCCTCTCTAAG AAATATCGCATGGAAGTTGGAACACAGGCGATGGATCACTTGATCAACATACTGCAAACTGATAG GTCTGACTCTGAAATCCTTGGCTATGCTTTGGACACACTATACAACATCATCTGCaatgatgaggaggaagagcaag ATGAATCAGAAG ACGCAGTGTCTCATAACCCTGTCTCAGGGAAGCATACGAATGTTTCCATGCCTG ATGAGGCTGCCCAGAAGCAGGCAGATGACCTGGGTGCCCAGTTCACAGAGAAATTTGTTCAGGACCCTGAGCATGTGACCCTGCTTCTCACTATGTTGGAG GAGTTTGACTTCCATGTGCGTTGGCCCGGGGTGAAGCTATTGACTGCTCTCCTGAAGAACCAGGGTGTCCAGGTCCAGGGTATCATTCTCGTCAGCCCCATGG GTGTTTCTAGATTGATGGACCTATTGGCAGACTCTAGAGAAGTCATTCGCAATGAT GGCTTGCTGTTGCTTCAACAGCTGACCAAAAGCAATGCTGCCATTCAGAAAATTGTGGCATTTGAAAACGCATTTGAGCGTCTTCTAGACATCATCACAGAAGAGGGCAGCAGTGATGGAG GTATTGTGGTAGAGgactgtttgctgctgctgctcaacCTGCTAAAGAACAACAGCTCCAATCAGAACTTCTTCAAGGAAGGCTCCTACATTCAGAGAATGAAGCCCTGGTTTGAGGTCGGTGATGATAACTCTGGCTGGTCTGCTCAGAAGGTCACTAACCTCCATCTCATGCTGCAG TTGGTGCGAGTCATGGTGTCTCCAGTGAACTCTCCTGGAGCTACAGCCAGCTGTCAGAAGTCCATGTACCAGTGTggcctgctgcagcagctgtgtaCCATCCTCATGGCCACTGGTGTGCCAGCTGACATCCTCACAGAG ACCATCAACACTGTGTCAGAGGTTATCAGAGGCTCACAGGTCAACCAGGACTACTTTGCATCTGTCAACGCCCCCTCAAACCCACCAAG ACCAGCCATCGTGGTGCTGCTCATATCAATGGTGAATGACAGACAACCATTTGTGCTTCGCTGTGCGGTCCTGTactgtttccagtgtttcctctaCAAGAACCAAAAAGGCCAGGGGGAGATTGTGGCTACGCTACTGCCCTCCACCATTGATG CCAATTCCATCTCCGCCGGCCAGCTGCTGTGTGGAGGACTGTTCTCACCAGACTCTCTGTCCAACTGGTGTGCTGCTGTGGCCTTGGCACACGCCCTGCAGGACAACCTCACCCAGAAGGAACAGCTGCTGAGGGTTCAACTGGCCACCAGTTTGGGAAAGCCCCCTGTTTCCCTGCTGCAGCAGTGCACCAACATCCTCTCGCAG GGTAGTAAAGTGCAGACCAGGGTGGGCCTCCTCATGCTGCTGTGTACATGGATCAGCAACTGTCCGATAGCTGTCACGCACTTTCTACACAATCAGGAAAACGTTCCCTTT CTGACAGCACAGATCTCCGAGAACTTGGGAGAGGATGAAAGGCTAGTGCAGGGCCTGTGTGCGCTGCTGCTCGGCATCTGTATCTATTACAACGACAACTCGCTGGAAAACTACACCAA AGAGAAGCTAAAGCAGCTCATCGAGAAGAGGATTGGAAAGGAAAACTTTGTAGAGAAACTGGGCTTCATCACTAAGCATGAGCTGTACTCGAGGGCGGCTCAGAAGCCGCAGCCCGTCTTCCCGTCTCCAGAGCAGATGCTGTTCGACCACGAGTTCACCAAGCTGATCAAAGAACTGGAGG GTGTGATCACCAAAGCGGTTCACAAATCCagtgaggaggagaagaaggaagaggaggtgaagaagacaTTAGAGCAACATGACAACATTGTAACTCAGTATAAAGAGCTGATCAGGGAACAG GATGCTCAGATCCAGGAGCTGAAAGAGCAGGTGAAGTCCATGTCATCTCAAAATGAACAGATGCAGGCTACAGTCACCCAGCAGCTGTCCCAGATCCAGCAGCACAAAGATCAGTACAACATCCTAAAGCTAAAATTAG GTAAGGAGAACCAGAGTCAGTCCAACAGCCAGGGAGACGGCTCCCAGCTGAACGGGCTGCAGACGGAGGAGCTCACACAGCtcagagaggaggtggaggagctcCGCAAACAGCACACACTCCTTCAGACACAACTCGGGGACAAAGACGCACTCATCAACACCCTG AGGTCGCAGACAGCAGAGAGTTCAGCGGGAGGATCGGAGAACACAGAGCTGCTCAAG GAGCTGGAGGCTCTGAGGAGTCAGGTCCAGTCCCAGTCTGCAGAAATCAACcagatgaagacagagagacaagagcTGCTGAGAAGAGCTGAAGCTGCG ACCTCAGACGCAGTCCCCAGCAGTGACGGCTCATTAGACGCCGCCAAGATGGCTGAACTAGAGAGCAGACTCGCAGCCCAGAcgactgagacagagagactcaAG GAGGAAGCAAAGAAGTCGTCGGAGGGCCGAGCTGAGCTGGAGCAGCAGCTGGCTTCAGCCACCAGCACGGTGGCCATCCTGCAGACGGAAAAAGCAAAGCTGCAGACGGAGGTGCAAGAGTCCAAGAAGGAGCAGGATGACCTGCTGATGCTGCTGGCGGACCAGGACCAGAAGATCCACAGCCTCAAACAGAGACTTAAAGACCTGGGAGAGACG GTGGAAGATGAAGATGACCTCGACGCTAGGGATCAAACAGATGAcgatgaggaggatgaagatgaggacTAG